From a region of the Triticum aestivum cultivar Chinese Spring chromosome 7D, IWGSC CS RefSeq v2.1, whole genome shotgun sequence genome:
- the LOC123170051 gene encoding myb family transcription factor MPH1 codes for MRGFERRGVRQYNRSDEPRMRWTEELHRQFIEAVDCLGGQDEATPKRILQLMGAKEVSISHVKSHLQMYRSSSSNTTCNGPPNASVDRRGGHRVVDEPRNGHRNGNHMGAASERIDDASSYPVPSHGHRSSTPYQIPSIEEVFRSWEQSRGRLPWNSSMSSEKATGWACHADRSTRQKQQQQPAAGCDLTLSIGRWEAEAASSDADVSSTTTEEAVAPARDRGAGGHRRSASATGLDLDLNLDLAISSSCL; via the exons ATGAGAGGATTTGAGAGGAGAGGCGTCCGGCAGTACAACCGGTCCGACGAGCCGCGGATGCGGTGGACCGAGGAGCTGCACCGGCAGTTCATCGAAGCTGTCGATTGCCTCGGCGGCCAGGATG AGGCAACGCCGAAGAGAATTCTTCAGCTGATGGGCGCCAAGGAAGTCAGCATATCTCACGTCAAGAGCCATCTCCAGATGTACAGATCAAGCTCTAGCAACACCACCTGCAACGGTCCACCCAATGCGTCCGTGGATCGCCGTGGAGGCCACCGTGTCGTTGACGAACCACGGAATGGCCACAGGAACGGAAATCACATGGGGGCGGCTTCGGAGAGGATCGACGATGCTTCTTCTTACCCCGTGCCTTCCCATGGCCACCGCTCGTCGACGCCGTACCAAAT ACCGTCGATCGAAGAAGTTTTCAGGAGCTGGGAGCAGAGTAGAGGGAGGCTGCCATGGAACTCCAGCATGTCATCAGAGAAG GCGACCGGCTGGGCATGTCACGCTGACAGAAGCACGCgtcagaagcagcagcagcagccggcggCGGGGTGTGACCTGACGCTGTCGATTGGCCggtgggaggcggaggcggcgagcAGTGATGCTGACGTCTCGAGCACGACCACGGAGGAGGCCGTCGCGCCGGCAAGGGATCGAGGAGCCGGCGGTCACCGTCGCTCCGCCTCCGCCACCGGTCTGGACCTTGACCTGAACCTCGACCTGGCCATCTCATCTTCTTGTCTGTGA